In one Flavobacteriales bacterium genomic region, the following are encoded:
- the crtI gene encoding phytoene desaturase family protein produces MKDAVVIGTGFAGLAATASLARRGFRVTVLEKNAEPGGRARTWSDRGFTFDMGPSFYWMPEVFDRFFAEFGEKTSDHYQLVRLDPSYSVVFGPQEKWAIPADPIALRAFFDSKEKGAGAQLDRFLAEAKLKYDLGMGELVYRPSLSWGEYMHPGLIGGLLKTKVFRSLRKHVQAHFTDERLRLLMEFPVLFLGAAPQNTPALYSLMNYADMELGTWYPMGGMGKVVDAFVRVAEKQGATIRCNEAVKRIVVENGKAVGVETTSGVLRADLVVAGADYHHVDQELLPEAQRGYSPDYWKKRTMAPSGLLFYLGFDRRLPDLEHHTLFFDESLDQHSAEIYDNPAWPSKPLFYTSCASKTDPSVAPAGQENMVILIPIAPGLDDREETRERYYHLVMERLGRHLGFDPRPHVVVKRSYSINDLLADYNAFRGNAYGMANTIMQTGPLRPSMKSRKVQGLYYTGQLTVPGPGVPPAIISGQVVAELIEKEFARNPIKA; encoded by the coding sequence ATGAAGGACGCCGTGGTCATCGGAACCGGCTTCGCCGGTTTGGCCGCCACCGCCTCGCTGGCACGGAGGGGCTTCCGCGTGACGGTGCTCGAGAAGAACGCCGAGCCCGGTGGACGGGCACGCACCTGGAGCGACCGCGGGTTCACCTTCGACATGGGCCCCAGCTTCTACTGGATGCCCGAGGTGTTCGACCGGTTCTTTGCCGAGTTCGGGGAAAAGACCAGCGACCACTACCAGCTGGTGCGGCTCGATCCGAGCTACAGCGTGGTCTTCGGCCCCCAGGAGAAGTGGGCCATCCCGGCCGACCCGATCGCCCTACGGGCCTTCTTTGACAGCAAGGAGAAAGGTGCCGGAGCCCAGCTGGACCGCTTCCTGGCGGAGGCCAAGTTGAAGTACGACCTGGGCATGGGTGAACTGGTGTACCGCCCCTCCTTGAGCTGGGGCGAGTACATGCACCCGGGCCTGATCGGGGGATTGTTGAAGACCAAGGTCTTCCGCAGCCTGCGCAAACACGTGCAGGCCCATTTCACCGATGAACGGCTCCGCTTGCTGATGGAGTTCCCGGTGCTCTTCCTGGGCGCCGCTCCTCAGAACACCCCCGCGCTGTACAGCCTGATGAACTACGCCGACATGGAACTGGGTACCTGGTACCCCATGGGCGGCATGGGCAAGGTGGTGGATGCCTTTGTGCGCGTGGCGGAGAAGCAGGGTGCCACCATCCGCTGCAACGAGGCGGTGAAGCGGATCGTGGTGGAGAACGGCAAGGCCGTGGGCGTGGAGACCACCTCCGGTGTGCTGCGTGCGGACCTGGTGGTGGCCGGTGCCGACTACCACCACGTGGACCAGGAACTGCTGCCAGAAGCCCAGCGCGGCTACAGCCCTGATTACTGGAAGAAGCGCACCATGGCCCCCAGCGGGCTGCTCTTCTACCTGGGTTTCGACCGACGGCTGCCGGACCTGGAGCACCACACCCTCTTCTTCGACGAATCGCTGGACCAGCACAGCGCGGAGATCTACGACAACCCCGCGTGGCCCAGCAAGCCCCTGTTCTACACCAGTTGCGCCAGCAAGACCGACCCCTCGGTGGCGCCCGCCGGCCAGGAGAACATGGTGATCCTGATCCCCATCGCTCCGGGGCTGGATGACCGCGAAGAGACCCGCGAGCGTTACTACCACCTGGTGATGGAGCGCCTGGGCCGGCACCTCGGCTTCGACCCGCGCCCGCATGTGGTGGTGAAGCGCAGCTACAGCATCAACGACCTGCTGGCCGACTACAACGCCTTCCGCGGCAACGCCTACGGCATGGCCAACACCATCATGCAGACCGGCCCCCTGCGCCCCAGCATGAAAAGTCGCAAGGTGCAGGGCCTGTACTACACCGGGCAGCTCACCGTGCCCGGCCCCGGCGTCCCACCCGCGATCATCAGCGGGCAGGTGGTTGCCGAACTGATCGAAAAGGAATTCGCACGCAACCCCATCAAGGCATGA
- a CDS encoding phytoene/squalene synthase family protein, translating to MNTIALYDKVCLKASRQTTYSYSTSFSLGIRSLDKRFHAPIHAIYGFVRFADEIVDTFHGYDKNDLLKRFREDTYRAIAEGISLNPILHSFQKVVNEYHIERELYDTFLDSMAMDLTDTAHDQRSYETYILGSAEVVGLMCLRVFCEGDDALYHKLKPAAMKLGAAFQKVNFLRDLKDDHQNLGRTYFPGIDLSRWDEDTKRTIEADIQADFDAALEGIRQLPKGARFGVYMAYIYYVNLFRKIKALPAGRIMQERVRVRNRRKIALLTTSYLRHSFGML from the coding sequence ATGAACACCATCGCACTCTACGATAAGGTCTGCCTGAAGGCAAGCAGGCAAACCACGTACAGCTACAGCACGTCGTTCTCCCTGGGGATCCGTTCGCTGGACAAGCGGTTCCATGCGCCGATCCATGCCATCTATGGCTTCGTGCGCTTCGCGGACGAGATCGTGGACACCTTCCATGGTTATGACAAGAACGACTTGCTGAAGCGCTTCCGCGAGGACACCTACCGCGCCATCGCGGAGGGGATCAGCCTCAACCCCATTCTGCACAGCTTCCAGAAGGTGGTGAACGAGTACCACATCGAGCGCGAGCTGTACGACACCTTCCTGGACAGCATGGCGATGGACCTCACGGACACCGCCCACGACCAGCGGAGCTACGAGACCTACATCCTCGGGAGCGCGGAAGTGGTGGGCCTGATGTGCCTGCGCGTGTTCTGCGAAGGCGATGATGCGCTCTATCACAAGCTGAAGCCTGCGGCCATGAAGCTGGGCGCGGCCTTCCAGAAGGTCAACTTCCTGCGCGACCTGAAGGACGACCACCAGAACCTGGGCCGCACCTATTTCCCTGGCATCGACCTGAGCCGCTGGGATGAGGACACCAAGCGCACCATCGAGGCGGACATCCAAGCCGACTTCGATGCGGCGCTGGAGGGCATCCGGCAACTGCCGAAGGGTGCCCGGTTCGGCGTGTACATGGCCTACATCTACTACGTGAACCTCTTCCGCAAGATCAAGGCGCTGCCCGCAGGCCGCATCATGCAGGAGCGCGTGCGCGTGCGCAACCGCCGGAAGATCGCACTCCTCACCACCAGCTACCTGCGCCACAGCTTCGGCATGCTCTGA
- the idi gene encoding isopentenyl-diphosphate Delta-isomerase, with amino-acid sequence MQDHAMDEELVLLVNERDEPVGTMGKLRAHQEGALHRAFSVFLFDDQGRLLLQRRAAGKYHSPGLWTNTCCSHPRPEESVADAARRRLMEEMGIDTPVEHRFSFHYRADFDNGLIEHELDHVLFGRWSGDVRPNPEEVDDWTYIHLNELDAELTRHPERYTAWLRICWEQVREALRESAPTTN; translated from the coding sequence ATGCAGGACCACGCGATGGATGAGGAACTGGTGCTGCTCGTGAACGAGCGCGACGAGCCCGTGGGCACCATGGGCAAGTTGCGCGCTCATCAGGAAGGTGCGCTGCACCGGGCCTTCAGCGTCTTCCTGTTCGACGACCAGGGCCGCTTGTTGCTGCAGCGCCGCGCGGCGGGCAAGTACCATAGCCCAGGCCTGTGGACCAACACCTGCTGCAGCCATCCCCGTCCGGAAGAGTCCGTGGCCGATGCTGCGCGTCGCAGGCTGATGGAGGAGATGGGCATCGACACGCCCGTGGAGCACCGCTTCAGCTTCCATTACCGGGCAGACTTCGACAACGGCCTCATCGAGCATGAACTGGACCATGTCCTCTTCGGCCGTTGGAGCGGGGATGTCCGTCCGAACCCCGAGGAGGTCGATGATTGGACCTACATCCACCTGAATGAACTGGACGCCGAACTGACCCGGCATCCCGAGCGCTACACCGCCTGGTTGCGCATCTGCTGGGAGCAGGTGCGTGAAGCACTGCGCGAAAGCGCACCCACCACCAACTGA
- the folE gene encoding GTP cyclohydrolase I FolE, whose product MLMKRNGAVIPLAAPTELLHEDHPASIDTPMRDDAFALSPEEKIHRIEQHFRGIMETLGLDLADDSLQGTPKRVAKMFVNEVFSGLDPATRPEPTLFANKFGYKGMLVERDITVHSFCEHHFVPIIGKATVAYFSSGQVIGLSKLDRIVKHYAARPQVQERLTEQIAAELKRVLRTEDVAVLIDAEHMCVKLRGVKDECSSTVTSHFSGRFEEAEVRNEFLTYLKR is encoded by the coding sequence ATGCTGATGAAACGCAACGGCGCGGTGATCCCGCTGGCCGCCCCCACTGAGCTTCTGCACGAGGACCATCCGGCCTCCATCGACACGCCGATGCGTGACGATGCCTTCGCGCTTTCGCCCGAGGAGAAGATCCACCGCATCGAACAGCACTTCCGCGGCATCATGGAGACGCTGGGCCTCGACCTCGCCGACGACAGCCTGCAGGGCACGCCCAAACGCGTGGCCAAGATGTTCGTGAACGAGGTGTTCAGCGGGCTGGACCCCGCCACGCGCCCCGAGCCCACCTTGTTCGCCAACAAGTTCGGCTACAAAGGGATGCTGGTGGAGCGCGACATCACCGTGCACAGCTTCTGCGAGCACCACTTCGTGCCCATCATCGGCAAGGCCACCGTGGCCTACTTCAGCAGCGGACAGGTGATCGGCCTCAGCAAGCTGGACCGGATCGTGAAGCACTACGCTGCGCGGCCCCAGGTGCAGGAACGACTCACTGAGCAGATCGCCGCCGAGCTGAAGCGTGTGCTGCGCACGGAGGATGTGGCTGTGCTGATCGACGCCGAGCACATGTGCGTGAAACTGCGGGGCGTGAAGGACGAATGCAGCAGCACCGTGACCTCGCACTTCAGCGGTCGCTTCGAGGAAGCGGAGGTGCGCAACGAGTTCCTGACCTACCTCAAGCGCTGA